Proteins from one Primulina huaijiensis isolate GDHJ02 chromosome 18, ASM1229523v2, whole genome shotgun sequence genomic window:
- the LOC140965251 gene encoding interactor of constitutive active ROPs 4-like, which yields MPRSRLTEMPQRQSPRGPPHLKTSSSDTDPLHRPRTEKTPKIPEGRSPHGVQSDPANKKKLGTRIADLESQLGQARDDLKSLKDQLTSAESAKKVAQDQLEIKSKKQQKVPEPVEIRKKPSSDMETQVLNMNDSISAAIEKSEDVHKETNVFEVPVETKTTSEPDNPSFDELSKNDEVTLLKNKLAEKSQELDILRLENESLKNELNEKSIKISSSRSIIDELILRLNKADQELENTKASAFQTNELLEATGKAREELENEMKMLRVQTEQWRKAADAAASVLAGGTKITGRRIPERCGSMDKHYGSTFQPTGFSDSPGLNEDDPDYVFGSGKKKGSGIKIFGELWKKKGMK from the exons ATGCCAAGATCAAG GTTAACAGAAATGCCTCAGAGGCAATCGCCTCGAGGCCCACCTCATCTCAAAACTTCAAGCTCTGACACTGATCCCCTGCATCGACCTAGGACTGAAAAGACTCCAAAAATACCAGAAGGTCGATCCCCTCATGGTGTCCAATCTGATCCAGCAAACAAAAAGAAACTCGGGACACGAATTGCTGATTTGGAATCTCAACTTGGTCAAGCACGGGATGATCTCAAGAGTCTCAAGGATCAGTTGACTTCTGCAGAGTCTGCTAAAAAAGTGGCCCAAGATCAACTAGAGATAAAATCCAAGAAACAACAAAAGGTTCCCGAGCCAGTAGAAATTCGAAAAAAGCCTTCAAGTGACATGGAAACACAAGTGCTGAACATGAACGACAGCATCAGTGCAGCGATTGAAAAATCGGAGGATGTTCACAAGGAAACCAATGTTTTCGAAGTTCCTGTGGAAACTAAGACAACTTCAGAGCCTGATAATCCTTCATTTGATGAGCTTTCTAAGAATGATGAGGTGACTCTATTGAAGAATAAATTAGCTGAGAAGAGCCAAGAATTGGACATTCTTCGTCTAGAAAATGAGAGCTTAAAAAATGAGCTTAATGAGAAGTCAATTAAAATATCTTCATCTCGATCTATAATAGATGAGCTGATATTGAGGTTGAATAAGGCTGATCAAGAACTTGAAAACACCAAAGCCAGTGCTTTTCAGACTAATGAGCTGCTAGAAGCTACCGGAAAAGCGAGGGAGGAATTGGAAAACGAGATGAAGATGCTACGTGTGCAAACCGAGCAATGGAGAAAAGCAGCAGATGCTGCAGCATCAGTTCTAGCAGGGGGAACCAAGATAACGGGAAGAAGGATTCCCGAGAGGTGTGGATCGATGGATAAACATTATGGAAGCACGTTCCAACCAACAGGTTTTTCTGATTCTCCGGGACTGAATGAGGACGATCCTGATTATGTTTTTGGAAGTGGGAAGAAGAAAGGTTCTGGTATTAAAATCTTCGGAGAGCTGTGGAAAAAGAAAGGCATGAAGTAG
- the LOC140963741 gene encoding tyrosine--tRNA ligase 1, cytoplasmic-like, whose protein sequence is MSAMENDDCHISETPPSQSLRSLSTSPQSRMSVKERFDVIRSIGEECIQEDELERLLANKPNPVCYDGFEPSGRMHIAQGVLKAINVNKLTSSGCKVKIWIADWFAQLNNKMGGDLKKIQVIGQYLIEIWKAVGMNLESGQVEFIWSSEEINSRAHEYWPLVMDIARRNKLPRIVRCCQIMGRSEQDELSAAQIFYPCMQCADIFFLKADICQLGMDQRKVNVLAREYCDDIKRKNKPIILSHHMLPGLQEGQEKMSKSDPSSSIYMEDEEADVNLKMKKAFCPPKVVEKNPCMEYIKYIVFPWFNEFTVERKPENGGDKTFKSFKDLADDYENGDLHPGDLKPALSKAINRILQPVRDHFSNDPKAKELLKRVKGYRVTR, encoded by the exons ATGTCTGCGATGGAGAACGATGATTGCCACATTAGCGAAACTCCTCCCTCTCAATCTCTTCGGTCACTTTCTACTTCTCCTCAATCCCG AATGAGCGTGAAGGAGAGGTTCGATGTGATAAGAAGCATTGGCGAAGAGTGCATACAGGAGGATGAGTTGGAGAGACTATTGGCTAACAAGCCTAATCCCGTTTGCTACGATGGCTTTGAACCCTCTGGCAGAATGCACATTGCTCAG GGAGTCTTGAAGGCCATCAATGTCAATAAGCTGACCTCTTCTGGCTGCAAAGTGAAAATTTGGATTGCAGATTGGTTTGCTCAGCTAAACAACAAAATGGGTGGTGACTTGAAGAAAATTCAAGTCATCGGACAGTATTTGATTGAGATATGGAAAGCTGTAGGAATGAATCTTGAAAGTGGTCAGGTAGAATTTATATGGTCTTCTGAAGAGATCAACTCCAGAGCTCATGAGTACTGGCCTCTTGTAATGGATATAGCTCGGAGGAACAAGCTTCCAAGGATTGTGAG GTGTTGTCAAATTATGGGTCGTTCTGAGCAAGATGAATTGTCTGCTGCCCAGATATTCtacccatgcatgcaatgtgctgatattttttttctcaag GCTGATATCTGCCAACTGGGCATGGACCAACGTAAAGTGAATGTGCTTGCGAGGGAGTACTGTGATGACATCAAGAGAAAAAACAAGCCTATAATATTGTCTCACC ATATGCTTCCTGGTTTGCAGGAAGGACAGGAGAAGATGTCGAAGAGTGATCCATCATCTTCCATCTACATGGAAGACGAAGAG GCTGATGTGAATTTAAAGATGAAGAAAGCGTTCTGCCCTCCAAAGGTGGTGGAAAAGAATCCATGCATGGAGTACATCAAATACATTGTTTTTCCGTGGTTCAATGAGTTTACAGTTGAGAGAAAACCAGAAAATGGTGGTGACAA GACCTTCAAGAGTTTCAAAGATTTAGCTGACGATTATGAAAATGGTGATCTGCACCCGGGGGATCTAAAACCTGCTCTATCAAAAGCGATAAACCGCATACTACAG CCAGTGCGTGATCATTTCAGCAACGACCCCAAGGCCAAGGAGCTATTGAAAAGGGTAAAg GGTTACAGGGTAACCAGATAA
- the LOC140964178 gene encoding C2 domain-containing protein At1g53590-like isoform X1, which translates to MGNVKDATLLHHVCIILLLLWFLNSFNCCHPVAYFLSLVYLYFVHEEYVIRLRKKLKFEAKIESNQRRVFSDSETVTWLNHAVEKIWPVCLEQIVSQKILLPMVPWFLHKYKPWTVKDAEIQHLHLGRSPPVFTQMRVLQQSNGIDDLVLEFGVNFLSANDMSAILGVKLRKLLGFGMWAKSHLLDMQIEGKVLVGFKFLPCWPFIDRLHVCFAGPPYSQLAVKPIFTHGLDVSEFPGIAGWIDNLMALVFEQTLVEPNMLVVDVKRFCSPRPENWFFVDAKEPIAHATVEILEAADMKPADLNGSADPFVKGRVGPYRFRTKTQKKTLAPKWHEEFKIPICTWESPNILVIEVVDKDFFYNDTMGDCSVSINEIQDGRRHEMWLPLKNNKRGRLRLAVTVSECNKKHAEYSYDLQLFDDEFNYNKKRSLLRSSNILPKVDIDECEAMNTKRKTRNRFRIHRRDEQAPGDGHHSTRRLVKGLKDWLSVPQNAR; encoded by the exons ATGGGGAATGTAAAAGACGCAACTTTACTCCACCATGTGTGTATTATACTGCTTTTATTGTGGTTTCTCAATTCATTCAACTGCTGCCACCCTGTTGCTTATTTTCTGTCCCTCGTCTATCTCTATTTC GTTCATGAGGAATATGTGATTAGATTGAGAAAGAAACTGAAGTTCGAGGCAAAAATAGAGTCTAATCAACGAAGG GTTTTTTCAGATTCTGAAACTGTAACGTGGTTGAACCATGCTGTAGAGAAGATTTGGCCTGTTTGCTTGGAACAGATAGTTTCGCAGAAAATCCTACTTCCTATGGTTCCTTGGTTCTTGCACAAATATAAACCTTGGACTGTG AAAGATGCTGAGATTCAGCATCTTCATTTGGGAAGATCCCCACCAGTCTTCACCCAAATGAGGGTTCTTCAGCAATCCAATGGCATTGATGACTTG GTTTTAGAATTCGGAGTGAATTTTCTAAGTGCAAATGATATGAGTGCAATACTCGGTGTGAAACTGAGGAAACTTCTGGGATTTGGGATGTGGGCAAAATCACATTTGTTAGACATGCAAATTGAAGGAAAG GTGTTAGTGGGGTTTAAGTTCCTGCCCTGTTGGCCATTTATTGATCGTTTGCATGTATGCTTTGCTGGGCCACCTTATTCTCAGCTAGCTGTCAAGCCTATATTCACACACGGCCTCGATGTATCAGAATTTCCAGGGATAGCTGGATGGATC GATAATCTTATGGCCCTTGTCTTTGAGCAAACTCTAGTGGAG CCTAACATGTTGGTGGTTGACGTTAAAAGGTTCTGTTCACCCCGACCAG AGAACTGGTTCTTTGTTGATGCAAAGGAGCCAATCGCCCATGCTACTGTGGAAATTCTTGAAGCTGCTGATATGAAACCAGCAGACTTGAATG GATCAGCCGACCCATTTGTGAAGGGTCGAGTAGGACCCTACAGATTTCGGACCAAGACTCAGAAGAAAACTTTGGCTCCAAAATGGCATGAGGAATTCAAGATCCCTATTTGCACATGGGAATCACCTAACATTCTCGTTATAGAAGTTGTTGACAAGGATTTCTTCTATAATGACACAATGGG AGACTGCAGTGTGAGCATCAATGAAATCCAGGATGGCCGGAGGCATGAGATGTGGTTGCCATTAAAGAACAATAAACGGGGAAGATTGCGTCTTGCAGTGACTGTCTCTGAGTGCAACAAAAAG CATGCAGAATATTCGTATGATCTACAACTTTTCGACGATGAATTTAACTATAACAAAAAACGCTCCTTGCTAAGATCATCCAACATACTCCCGAAAGTTGATATTGATGAATGTGAGGCAATGAACACCAAAAGAAAAACAAGGAATCGATTTCGGATACATCGCCGTGATGAGCAAGCTCCGGGTGATGGTCATCATTCAACAAGGAGGCTTGTCAAAGGCTTGAAAGATTGGCTCAGTGTTCCACAGAATGCACGATGA
- the LOC140964178 gene encoding C2 domain-containing protein At1g53590-like isoform X2, translating into MCVLYCFYCGFSIHSTAATLLLIFCPSSISISMVLQVHEEYVIRLRKKLKFEAKIESNQRRVFSDSETVTWLNHAVEKIWPVCLEQIVSQKILLPMVPWFLHKYKPWTVKDAEIQHLHLGRSPPVFTQMRVLQQSNGIDDLVLEFGVNFLSANDMSAILGVKLRKLLGFGMWAKSHLLDMQIEGKVLVGFKFLPCWPFIDRLHVCFAGPPYSQLAVKPIFTHGLDVSEFPGIAGWIDNLMALVFEQTLVEPNMLVVDVKRFCSPRPENWFFVDAKEPIAHATVEILEAADMKPADLNGSADPFVKGRVGPYRFRTKTQKKTLAPKWHEEFKIPICTWESPNILVIEVVDKDFFYNDTMGDCSVSINEIQDGRRHEMWLPLKNNKRGRLRLAVTVSECNKKHAEYSYDLQLFDDEFNYNKKRSLLRSSNILPKVDIDECEAMNTKRKTRNRFRIHRRDEQAPGDGHHSTRRLVKGLKDWLSVPQNAR; encoded by the exons ATGTGTGTATTATACTGCTTTTATTGTGGTTTCTCAATTCATTCAACTGCTGCCACCCTGTTGCTTATTTTCTGTCCCTCGTCTATCTCTATTTC GATGGTTTTGCAGGTTCATGAGGAATATGTGATTAGATTGAGAAAGAAACTGAAGTTCGAGGCAAAAATAGAGTCTAATCAACGAAGG GTTTTTTCAGATTCTGAAACTGTAACGTGGTTGAACCATGCTGTAGAGAAGATTTGGCCTGTTTGCTTGGAACAGATAGTTTCGCAGAAAATCCTACTTCCTATGGTTCCTTGGTTCTTGCACAAATATAAACCTTGGACTGTG AAAGATGCTGAGATTCAGCATCTTCATTTGGGAAGATCCCCACCAGTCTTCACCCAAATGAGGGTTCTTCAGCAATCCAATGGCATTGATGACTTG GTTTTAGAATTCGGAGTGAATTTTCTAAGTGCAAATGATATGAGTGCAATACTCGGTGTGAAACTGAGGAAACTTCTGGGATTTGGGATGTGGGCAAAATCACATTTGTTAGACATGCAAATTGAAGGAAAG GTGTTAGTGGGGTTTAAGTTCCTGCCCTGTTGGCCATTTATTGATCGTTTGCATGTATGCTTTGCTGGGCCACCTTATTCTCAGCTAGCTGTCAAGCCTATATTCACACACGGCCTCGATGTATCAGAATTTCCAGGGATAGCTGGATGGATC GATAATCTTATGGCCCTTGTCTTTGAGCAAACTCTAGTGGAG CCTAACATGTTGGTGGTTGACGTTAAAAGGTTCTGTTCACCCCGACCAG AGAACTGGTTCTTTGTTGATGCAAAGGAGCCAATCGCCCATGCTACTGTGGAAATTCTTGAAGCTGCTGATATGAAACCAGCAGACTTGAATG GATCAGCCGACCCATTTGTGAAGGGTCGAGTAGGACCCTACAGATTTCGGACCAAGACTCAGAAGAAAACTTTGGCTCCAAAATGGCATGAGGAATTCAAGATCCCTATTTGCACATGGGAATCACCTAACATTCTCGTTATAGAAGTTGTTGACAAGGATTTCTTCTATAATGACACAATGGG AGACTGCAGTGTGAGCATCAATGAAATCCAGGATGGCCGGAGGCATGAGATGTGGTTGCCATTAAAGAACAATAAACGGGGAAGATTGCGTCTTGCAGTGACTGTCTCTGAGTGCAACAAAAAG CATGCAGAATATTCGTATGATCTACAACTTTTCGACGATGAATTTAACTATAACAAAAAACGCTCCTTGCTAAGATCATCCAACATACTCCCGAAAGTTGATATTGATGAATGTGAGGCAATGAACACCAAAAGAAAAACAAGGAATCGATTTCGGATACATCGCCGTGATGAGCAAGCTCCGGGTGATGGTCATCATTCAACAAGGAGGCTTGTCAAAGGCTTGAAAGATTGGCTCAGTGTTCCACAGAATGCACGATGA
- the LOC140964178 gene encoding C2 domain-containing protein At1g53590-like isoform X3, translating to MVPWFLHKYKPWTVKDAEIQHLHLGRSPPVFTQMRVLQQSNGIDDLVLEFGVNFLSANDMSAILGVKLRKLLGFGMWAKSHLLDMQIEGKVLVGFKFLPCWPFIDRLHVCFAGPPYSQLAVKPIFTHGLDVSEFPGIAGWIDNLMALVFEQTLVEPNMLVVDVKRFCSPRPENWFFVDAKEPIAHATVEILEAADMKPADLNGSADPFVKGRVGPYRFRTKTQKKTLAPKWHEEFKIPICTWESPNILVIEVVDKDFFYNDTMGDCSVSINEIQDGRRHEMWLPLKNNKRGRLRLAVTVSECNKKHAEYSYDLQLFDDEFNYNKKRSLLRSSNILPKVDIDECEAMNTKRKTRNRFRIHRRDEQAPGDGHHSTRRLVKGLKDWLSVPQNAR from the exons ATGGTTCCTTGGTTCTTGCACAAATATAAACCTTGGACTGTG AAAGATGCTGAGATTCAGCATCTTCATTTGGGAAGATCCCCACCAGTCTTCACCCAAATGAGGGTTCTTCAGCAATCCAATGGCATTGATGACTTG GTTTTAGAATTCGGAGTGAATTTTCTAAGTGCAAATGATATGAGTGCAATACTCGGTGTGAAACTGAGGAAACTTCTGGGATTTGGGATGTGGGCAAAATCACATTTGTTAGACATGCAAATTGAAGGAAAG GTGTTAGTGGGGTTTAAGTTCCTGCCCTGTTGGCCATTTATTGATCGTTTGCATGTATGCTTTGCTGGGCCACCTTATTCTCAGCTAGCTGTCAAGCCTATATTCACACACGGCCTCGATGTATCAGAATTTCCAGGGATAGCTGGATGGATC GATAATCTTATGGCCCTTGTCTTTGAGCAAACTCTAGTGGAG CCTAACATGTTGGTGGTTGACGTTAAAAGGTTCTGTTCACCCCGACCAG AGAACTGGTTCTTTGTTGATGCAAAGGAGCCAATCGCCCATGCTACTGTGGAAATTCTTGAAGCTGCTGATATGAAACCAGCAGACTTGAATG GATCAGCCGACCCATTTGTGAAGGGTCGAGTAGGACCCTACAGATTTCGGACCAAGACTCAGAAGAAAACTTTGGCTCCAAAATGGCATGAGGAATTCAAGATCCCTATTTGCACATGGGAATCACCTAACATTCTCGTTATAGAAGTTGTTGACAAGGATTTCTTCTATAATGACACAATGGG AGACTGCAGTGTGAGCATCAATGAAATCCAGGATGGCCGGAGGCATGAGATGTGGTTGCCATTAAAGAACAATAAACGGGGAAGATTGCGTCTTGCAGTGACTGTCTCTGAGTGCAACAAAAAG CATGCAGAATATTCGTATGATCTACAACTTTTCGACGATGAATTTAACTATAACAAAAAACGCTCCTTGCTAAGATCATCCAACATACTCCCGAAAGTTGATATTGATGAATGTGAGGCAATGAACACCAAAAGAAAAACAAGGAATCGATTTCGGATACATCGCCGTGATGAGCAAGCTCCGGGTGATGGTCATCATTCAACAAGGAGGCTTGTCAAAGGCTTGAAAGATTGGCTCAGTGTTCCACAGAATGCACGATGA
- the LOC140964771 gene encoding uncharacterized protein — MPITAFHLHQTLVPPPKINFTSKAAKIKNGATTWKTTLRRRSYASVVSASLARLDLTEENINQVLADARTELAQLFDTSVNITGKAELADLDGPYVKISLSGRFWHTRSTVLARLGNYLKQRIPEILEVDIEDEKQLDDSPENF; from the exons ATGCCAATCACAGCTTTCCATCTTCACCAAACCCTAGTTCCTCCACCAAAAATCAATTTCACTTCAAAGGCTGCAAAGATCAAGAATGGAGCTACAACGTGGAAAACAACCCTACGGCGGAGATCATATGCATCTGTTGTTTCAGCCTCTCTGGCGCGGCTCGACTTGACGGAGGAGAACATCAACCAGGTGTTGGCGGATGCAAGAACCGAG TTGGCGCAACTCTTCGACACTTCTGTCAACATAACAG GAAAAGCAGAACTTGCCGATTTAGATGGACCCTATGTGAAAATAAGCCTCAGCGGCAGGTTTTGGCACACACGTTCAACAGTTTTGGCCAGACTTGGGAATTACCTGAAGCAGAGAATACCT GAAATCTTGGAGGTGGATATAGAGGATGAGAAGCAGTTGGATGATAGCCCAGAAAACTTTTAA